The segment tacatcaTGCAACTCTGTGGGGAATGGTCCATCACCTACACGCGTCGTGTATGCCTTAACCACGCCAATGACGTTGCCAATTGTCTGCGGAGGCAATCCCAAGCCCGTAAGTACGCCGCCAATACTGCAATTACTGCTCGTAACGTAGGGGTAAGTACCTGCAAGAGAAAAACGGCAAAATTTTAGGGGTTTCTTGGACAACGTGTCAAGTTGTTAGAGGCAAGCACCGAAATCAATGTCCAACATTGCTGCGTTGGCTCCTTCGACCAAAACCGTATTTCCCTGTTCTAAGGCTTTGTGCAAAAACAAGATTGTGTCTTTTACTAATGGACGCAATTTTTCCGCATACTCCTTGTATCTGAAGTTGTGAAGTTGTCAGTGTACTTTTTCGTTACAGACTCgaagaaaaagtgaattttctccttttcttCTCATCTGACggcgaaaaaatttgtttcaaagagATGCTTACCTTTTCAATTCCTCGTCAACGTTGACAACGAGTCCCGGGAACAATCGTTGGTAGAACGTGCAAATCGTGCGGaatctgaaaaaatgtaaaaaaaattatttattgtttctttttcatttaatgaGGTTGGATccatttttaagtcaaattttttgccacatattttttttaatttttaaaattttttttaattattttatttaatttatttaattaaattatttattatttaatttatttaattaaattaaattagttaattttttaatttttttttttaatttttaaaaaatttttaaatttattatttttaaaaattaaatttttaaaaaaaatttaattcgaatcttaaattttttaaaaattttttttatttcaaaaaagttaaaaatttttaaaaaaaataataaaaaaaatttttaaaaattataaatcatttgaaattgatttcagattaattaaagttcaaacaaaaaaaaaattaaattataaaaataattcaaaaattatttaatttttgtttttttgggaaaatttagatttaatttttattttaaaaattaaaatttttatttaaaattaaatttttattttttttttaatttagggaaaaaattgttcaaaattaaaatttttaatgaaaatttattattctgatgaattttaaaatttttctaacaaagcacaaaaataaatttgaatcagctcaaaatataaaaaaaactcacttttcaCTGAACATGTTAAAATCTCCGAGCAAATCTCCCACTCGAATGCCATTTCGCGTGGCTTTGCTCGAGTAACATGGACCAATTCCCTTCTTTGTCGTTCCCAATGATTTTCCGCCGGCAGCTTTTTCAGCTTCCTGCAAGCCATCGACTTGCTGATGGAAATCAAAGACCAAATGAGCTCGATCCGAAATGATCAAACGCTCCTTCCATCCCGTCAATCCTTTGGCTTCGTTTTTCTCCAATTCCTCGAAAAGTCCCGGCAAGTGAACAACGACGCcgttacctaaaaaaaaatttttttttaattttcgtaccaattacgaacaaaaaaaaacttaccgatCAATGACACAGCCTTCTCATTGATGATGCCACTTGGCAACAAATGAAAATCGAATTCCTTGCCGCCAGTTACGACAGTGTGCCCGGCGTTGTTTCCTCcctaaaacgataaaaattgtttaaaaaaaaatttttttttgagccaaCGACGAGCGACGAGCAAACAACAGTGAAGACACAAGTTTCTCATCAATGTCGCGTGACATGTGTTTgtcggtaaataaataataaataacattcgTAGCTGATACGGGAGGTAACAATAGTAGCACAATTTGGcgttatgacaaaaaattgtttgaaattgacAATATCGTGGGATGAACTAATTGCGGGTCAATTAgggtttaaattatttttgttttataattgaAGAGAGATTTACGATGAcgaaatgttatttatttattaaatgattaaaaattatttttaattttttttattaaaattaaagaaaaatattttaataaaattaagaaaaaaattatttaaaaaaataaaataaaataaaaataattattttgagtaaaatttttggaaattttttttttttaaaaattaaattaattaattaattaaattaaatttaaaaataaatctaaaaaatttaaaaaataatttgaatcaaattaaattaattaaaaaagaaaatttaaatttattttaaataaaatttttgtattgaaattttttatttattttaaataattaaaaaataggaaaaaaatcaaaataggaaaaaaaataaaataaaacaaataaaatttgatctttttaaaataattcagaaaatcaaaatttttaaataaattatttgttatgaaattttttgacatcctTTCCGGACAactttaaattacaaatttataaaaaaaaacaataaaatttttacttataataaataaaaatcgatttgaaagaaaatcaacaaaatcatATAGAATCATATAGAAATagattaatgtttaaaaaaatctaacttttaatgtagaatttttttttcaaatttttgatgatttttaaatttaaattagtaagaaaattttaactttttcactttttcgttaaattttttttaattgaaatattttttttttaatttttattattaaggcAAGAAATTatacctaaaatattttataatttataatatttttttttgttacattaaattgtttttttttttattttttttagaaacaattaacatttttgaaaaataaaatttttagaattttagaatttttaagtaaattggtttaaaaattaatttttagctttttttattaaaaaaaattaacttgaaaaaatttcaaattatataaaatttaattgaatataaagttacggtatgtttatttttcttaattaacgATCTTTCACAGAGTATCGTACCGTTTCTAAAAGTTTTGattgcatatttttatgataatcacGAATTTTGATACTAACTCGTGCAGTTATtgtaaacaaaattgaataaggAAAAGATACAAAGAATCGTATATAAAGTCAAAAAAGATTCACAAGACCATCATTAGTcttttttaaagcttcaacGATGAgcctcaacaaaaaaattgtattctttcttgttattattgtCTTAACAAGTGTAGCTTTTGAGACATCTGTAGCTGCTAATATAAGAACTAAAAGAGAAAGTGTGCTTGATTTCCTCAATTTTAATCCTCATAATGAGAGAAGAAATCTTggacaaattgaaaaaattgttcgagGAGTTGATCAATATGTTGGAACAGTAGTTGGAGGAGTTAATGAGATTGGAGGAGCTTTGGAAGATAAAGGACtggaattttgaatttatggaAAGCTTAAGTAAAtgtcaaatgaatttttcatagttctcacattttttttcttgtaagaaCTTGAAAAGATCAATTAAGAtcgattttattcaaattaaaaaaaaaaattaacaaaaaaaaaacataaataaaataaaaaaaaatttaaagcttaaattttcacttttttcatgaattacaattaataaaaaataaaataaaaattaatttaaattaaaatttcataactttttattttatcaaccgagagtaaaaaattaagaaaataaataattttcaaggcaattttcaaactcttcataaaaaaacctattttattacaataaaacTCGTAATTGGTACGAAAATCGTAATGGTACGACgacaattttcttcataacTCATTTAAAcgttaaattacttttatttgttgCTCAATTTCGTTTTCTTTTGACAAAAACCTTGAAGATCTTCAACAATTATCGATTGAAATTTCTCGAGAATCCGTTATGCGACACTTGcgtgtttttgtttacattatcataaaaataaatacaaaaaatttaaagttcatcgaaaaaaaaatttttttttttattattaacgaGAAAGAATAGCTAAGCAGatatcgcaaaaaaataaacaacgtcTTAGATCacgtatgaaaaaaaacgaaacgtgGCTTTGGCAAATtgccaatttttaaaagaaatttggcCAGGGTCAGTCGaagaacaaaaagaaaattttcaaacgacGGTTGCTTCGTTAAACGATTGATATTGAAACAATGTTGAAACGcgttttaattgactttttttcttctacggAGGAATGATAAAAGTGAAAGCAGGCGTCTCCatcgaataaaattcaaacctTGAACATGAACTGTAGAAAAAACAATCAAGGAGCAACGCaatcaataaaagttttatcaataaaaaataaaataaaacacgaaatttgaataaagtttgacgaaaaaataatcaagaatGATGAAATATTGAGCAAGAGACCGAAATTCGTTatcaagagaatttttaatgagtaaAGCTGGTTAATCTAAATAAAGAATGATATCGCGCGCGCTTTCAAAACTGATAATCGACGACaaagtgtttgtttgtgtACGAATTGTGAttccaagaaattttgaagtacTTATGAAATTGTTGACATTTGAGCTGGAATTATTTTGCGTTA is part of the Culicoides brevitarsis isolate CSIRO-B50_1 chromosome 3, AGI_CSIRO_Cbre_v1, whole genome shotgun sequence genome and harbors:
- the LOC134833328 gene encoding adenylosuccinate synthetase; this encodes MASSTLTNGEKNHARAQTAGKVTVVLGAQWGDEGKGKVVDMLATNVDVVCRCQGGNNAGHTVVTGGKEFDFHLLPSGIINEKAVSLIGNGVVVHLPGLFEELEKNEAKGLTGWKERLIISDRAHLVFDFHQQVDGLQEAEKAAGGKSLGTTKKGIGPCYSSKATRNGIRVGDLLGDFNMFSEKFRTICTFYQRLFPGLVVNVDEELKRYKEYAEKLRPLVKDTILFLHKALEQGNTVLVEGANAAMLDIDFGTYPYVTSSNCSIGGVLTGLGLPPQTIGNVIGVVKAYTTRVGDGPFPTELHDEVGSLLQTKGGEIGVTTKRLRRCGWLDLVLLKYTAMVNGYTSICLTKLDILDTLPEIKIGVAYKINETTLEHFPGSITDLGAVQVEYKTLPGWQTSTADVREFTQLPEKAQAYVHFIEDYLGIPIKWIGVGKGRESIINVN